The proteins below are encoded in one region of Methanosarcina barkeri 3:
- a CDS encoding UPF0147 family protein, with translation MSSNDSAEVIKQCLQVLESITSDSSVPRNIRRSVNEIMDILNNESEPLFLRAASSISILEDISNDPNLPLHTRTLIWNLSSQLETIPVDE, from the coding sequence ATGTCATCAAATGATTCAGCAGAAGTTATAAAACAATGTCTTCAGGTCCTAGAAAGTATAACCAGTGACTCCTCAGTTCCTAGAAATATCAGGCGTTCCGTAAATGAAATTATGGACATACTGAACAACGAATCCGAACCTCTCTTTCTTAGAGCGGCATCAAGCATTTCCATTCTCGAAGATATAAGCAATGATCCCAACCTTCCTCTGCACACAAGAACTTTAATATGGAATCTCTCAAGCCAGCTCGAGACCATTCCTGTGGATGAATAA
- a CDS encoding haloacid dehalogenase produces the protein MKVLLEEISARIRENFEAKDSIREEGLKISREVVRECRTASFALHSQDFEKADKNIKTAGHALEKLEILFEGHADIYHAGFVEHAQQEYSEVSVLSSLLKEEGGKLPSPEELRVEYAAYLNGLGDVVGELRRHVLDLIRKESFEKAEVFLGIMENIHAALMDFDYPDAITGGLRRKTDISRSLIEKTRGDVVNAIGQKKLEIAMRNLESKL, from the coding sequence ATGAAAGTCTTGCTTGAAGAAATCTCGGCCCGGATAAGAGAAAATTTTGAGGCCAAAGACAGTATAAGGGAAGAAGGATTGAAGATTTCCCGAGAAGTTGTCAGGGAATGCAGGACAGCATCATTTGCTCTACACAGTCAGGACTTCGAAAAGGCAGATAAAAACATCAAAACCGCAGGACATGCGCTTGAGAAACTTGAGATTCTTTTCGAAGGGCATGCTGACATTTATCATGCAGGCTTTGTAGAACATGCTCAGCAGGAGTATTCGGAGGTTTCAGTCCTCAGTAGCCTGCTGAAAGAAGAAGGAGGAAAACTTCCCTCCCCTGAAGAGTTAAGAGTCGAATATGCAGCTTACCTTAATGGGCTTGGAGATGTTGTCGGAGAGCTTAGGAGGCATGTTCTGGACCTCATAAGGAAAGAGTCCTTTGAGAAAGCCGAAGTGTTTTTAGGTATCATGGAAAATATCCATGCAGCACTTATGGACTTTGACTACCCTGATGCCATAACCGGAGGACTGAGGCGAAAAACCGACATATCCCGCTCCTTAATAGAAAAGACGCGGGGTGATGTTGTTAACGCAATTGGTCAGAAAAAGCTTGAAATTGCGATGCGAAATCTGGAGTCCAAACTTTAA
- the sepS gene encoding O-phosphoserine--tRNA ligase, translating to MKFDPEKIKRDAKENFDLTWNEGKKLVRTPTLNERYPRTTLRYGKAHPVYDTIQKLREAYLRMGFEEMMNPLIVDDKEVHKQFGSEALAVLDRCFYLAGLPRPNVGISDERTAEVKEILGDIGDEGVEKIRQVLHSYKKGKIEGDDLVPEISAVLGISDALVADMIDKVFPEFKELVPQASTKTLRSHMTSGWFISLGALLERQEPPFHFFSVDRCFRREQQEDASRLMTYYSASCVIMDEDVTVDHGKAVSEGLLSQFGFEKFLFRPDEKRSKYYIPDTQTEVFAFHPKLVGSNSKYSDGWIEIATFGIYSPTALAQYDIPYPVMNLGLGVERLAMILHDAPDIRSLTYPQIPQYTEWEMSDGELAKQVFVDKAPETPEGLEIAASIVSQCELHGEEPSPCEFPAWEGEVFGRKVKVSVIEPEENTKLCGPAAFNEVVAYQGDIMGIPNTKKWQKAFENHSAKAGIRFIEAFAAQAAREIEEAALSGATEHIVRVRITKVPSEVNLRIGSIAQRYITGKNKKIDMRGPVFTSVKAEFM from the coding sequence ATGAAATTTGATCCAGAAAAAATAAAAAGAGACGCTAAAGAGAACTTTGACCTTACCTGGAACGAGGGCAAAAAGCTGGTCAGGACACCTACCCTGAACGAACGTTATCCCAGGACAACTCTGAGATATGGAAAAGCCCATCCTGTTTACGATACAATCCAGAAACTTAGAGAAGCCTATTTAAGAATGGGCTTTGAAGAGATGATGAACCCTCTAATAGTGGATGATAAAGAGGTACACAAACAGTTCGGAAGCGAAGCTCTTGCAGTCCTGGATCGCTGTTTTTATCTTGCAGGCCTGCCAAGGCCAAACGTTGGAATTTCCGACGAGCGCACCGCAGAGGTAAAAGAAATTCTCGGAGATATAGGCGATGAAGGAGTCGAAAAGATAAGGCAGGTTCTCCACTCGTATAAAAAGGGAAAGATAGAAGGAGATGACCTTGTACCCGAGATTTCAGCAGTACTTGGAATTTCGGATGCCCTTGTTGCAGATATGATCGACAAAGTTTTCCCGGAATTTAAAGAGCTTGTACCCCAGGCGAGCACAAAGACACTCCGCAGCCACATGACAAGCGGCTGGTTTATTTCGCTCGGTGCTCTCCTCGAAAGACAGGAGCCTCCCTTTCATTTCTTCTCTGTAGATCGCTGTTTCAGGAGAGAGCAGCAGGAAGATGCCTCAAGACTCATGACCTATTATTCGGCTTCCTGCGTAATTATGGATGAAGATGTGACTGTAGATCACGGAAAAGCCGTTTCAGAAGGACTCCTTTCTCAGTTTGGATTTGAAAAATTCCTTTTCAGACCCGATGAGAAACGCAGCAAATATTATATTCCTGACACACAGACCGAAGTATTTGCCTTCCACCCGAAGCTTGTGGGCTCCAATTCAAAATACTCTGACGGCTGGATAGAGATTGCAACTTTTGGAATTTACTCCCCAACAGCGCTTGCCCAATATGATATCCCGTACCCTGTAATGAACCTCGGGCTCGGGGTAGAAAGGCTGGCAATGATTCTTCACGATGCCCCTGATATCCGTTCTCTTACCTACCCACAGATTCCGCAGTATACAGAATGGGAAATGTCAGATGGTGAGCTTGCAAAACAAGTTTTCGTAGATAAGGCACCCGAAACTCCTGAAGGACTTGAGATTGCAGCTTCTATTGTTTCCCAGTGCGAATTGCATGGAGAAGAACCGAGTCCCTGTGAATTCCCTGCCTGGGAAGGAGAAGTTTTTGGTAGGAAAGTAAAGGTTTCCGTAATCGAGCCGGAAGAAAATACAAAGCTCTGCGGACCTGCAGCTTTTAATGAGGTTGTAGCCTATCAGGGAGATATCATGGGTATTCCGAATACCAAGAAATGGCAAAAAGCCTTTGAAAACCATTCTGCAAAGGCAGGAATTCGCTTTATAGAAGCATTTGCAGCTCAGGCTGCCAGAGAAATTGAAGAAGCTGCCCTGTCAGGAGCAACTGAGCATATAGTAAGAGTAAGGATTACCAAAGTTCCTTCTGAAGTTAACCTTAGAATAGGCTCTATTGCCCAGCGTTATATTACAGGTAAAAACAAAAAAATAGATATGAGAGGCCCGGTTTTCACATCTGTAAAAGCTGAATTTATGTGA
- a CDS encoding DUF169 domain-containing protein, translating into MQTAQKSPFSTYPELSWLMEAGEPVCVTFETGHESGYKVDSKVECRVEREIGSETEIEKGIKGKNEDIVVDTGDEKSPEKSHFLFCELVQKARMGEAFLISGQSCSPGDYILGFSEKSPAAYYLSSGRYKDSQAAENAALSLPRLKKKFCFIRIEPLSLNKGSFDVLILFLKPEKAMRIVQASAYSEGKRSVVDTMGAASVCGDCTVLAYRQGMGLSFGCKGSRKHSGYEDSEVPLGLSLEKAAEIELTISKLPKTRE; encoded by the coding sequence ATGCAAACTGCTCAAAAAAGCCCTTTTTCAACATATCCGGAATTAAGCTGGCTAATGGAAGCTGGTGAGCCTGTGTGTGTAACCTTTGAAACAGGACACGAAAGCGGGTATAAAGTTGATAGCAAAGTCGAGTGTAGAGTTGAGCGAGAAATAGGCAGCGAAACCGAAATTGAAAAAGGTATTAAGGGAAAAAACGAGGATATAGTAGTTGATACAGGAGACGAAAAATCTCCTGAAAAATCTCATTTTCTTTTTTGCGAACTTGTGCAAAAAGCGCGTATGGGAGAAGCATTTCTTATTTCGGGGCAGAGTTGTTCTCCTGGAGATTATATTCTGGGCTTTTCTGAAAAGAGCCCTGCTGCATACTACCTGAGTTCCGGAAGATATAAAGACTCGCAGGCTGCGGAAAATGCAGCTTTATCGCTTCCGAGGCTGAAAAAGAAATTTTGCTTTATAAGAATCGAGCCCCTGTCCCTTAATAAAGGCAGTTTTGATGTGCTGATTCTTTTCCTGAAGCCCGAAAAAGCTATGCGCATTGTTCAGGCCAGTGCATATTCCGAAGGAAAAAGGTCAGTTGTGGATACAATGGGTGCAGCTTCAGTATGCGGAGATTGTACCGTACTTGCTTACAGGCAGGGTATGGGCCTATCTTTCGGATGCAAGGGATCAAGGAAACATAGTGGATACGAAGATTCTGAGGTTCCCCTTGGACTTTCTCTTGAAAAAGCGGCTGAGATAGAATTGACGATCTCAAAACTTCCTAAAACACGAGAGTAA
- the thsB gene encoding thermosome subunit beta, translated as MAGQPIFILKEGSKRTRGRDAQSNNIMAAKAVAEAVRTTLGPKGMDKMLVDSMGDVVITNDGATILKEMDIEHPAAKMVVEVAKTQDEEVGDGTTSAAVVAGQLLSKAEDLIEQEIHPTIIASGYRLAAEKAVEVLNSLAMTVELSNRDLLISIAETAMTGKGAESSKKLLSEITVDAVTSVVDKNGKNSVDRDNINVVKKVGGRVEDSELIRGMIIDKERIHPNMPEKVKDAKILLLNTAIELKDTEVDAEISITSPDQLQSFLDQEEQMLKKIVQKVIGSGANVVFCQKGIEDLAQHYLAKAGIFAVRRVKKSDMEKLARATGGKLITNMDEITSEDLGYAALVEEKKVGGDSMTFVTGCDNPKAVTILLRGGTEHVVDSIDSALEDALRVVGVAIEDEKLVAGGGSPEVEVALRLQEYAATLEGREQLAVKAYAEALEIIPRTLAENAGLDPIDMLMELRSQHEKGVKTAGLNVFEGKVVDMWKNFVVEPLRVKTQVINAATESAVMILRIDDIIASTRAAPGPEEMGGMGGMPPGMGGMGGMPPMM; from the coding sequence ATGGCAGGACAGCCAATATTCATTTTAAAAGAAGGAAGTAAGCGAACCAGAGGCAGGGATGCCCAGAGTAACAATATCATGGCTGCAAAGGCAGTAGCCGAAGCCGTAAGAACAACCCTTGGTCCCAAGGGCATGGACAAAATGCTCGTGGACTCTATGGGTGATGTGGTTATTACAAACGACGGAGCAACCATTCTCAAAGAAATGGACATCGAACATCCTGCAGCAAAGATGGTAGTGGAAGTAGCCAAGACACAGGATGAGGAAGTCGGAGACGGCACTACCAGTGCAGCTGTGGTCGCAGGCCAGCTCTTAAGTAAAGCTGAGGATTTAATCGAGCAGGAAATCCACCCGACAATTATCGCATCAGGGTACAGACTTGCAGCCGAAAAAGCCGTCGAAGTCCTGAACTCCCTTGCAATGACAGTAGAACTGTCCAACCGTGACCTACTGATTAGCATTGCTGAAACCGCAATGACTGGAAAGGGTGCTGAGTCCTCCAAAAAACTCCTTTCAGAGATTACCGTAGATGCTGTAACAAGCGTTGTAGACAAAAACGGAAAGAATTCTGTTGACAGAGACAACATCAATGTTGTTAAGAAAGTCGGCGGCAGGGTAGAGGATTCCGAGCTTATTCGGGGCATGATCATTGACAAAGAGAGAATCCACCCCAACATGCCTGAAAAAGTTAAGGATGCAAAAATCCTTCTTCTTAACACCGCAATCGAACTCAAGGACACTGAAGTAGATGCTGAAATTTCTATAACCTCTCCTGACCAGCTCCAGTCCTTCCTTGACCAGGAAGAGCAGATGCTCAAGAAGATTGTTCAGAAAGTTATTGGCAGTGGAGCAAATGTTGTTTTCTGTCAGAAAGGAATTGAAGACCTTGCCCAGCACTACCTTGCAAAAGCAGGTATTTTTGCTGTCCGCAGAGTCAAGAAGAGCGACATGGAAAAGCTTGCAAGAGCAACAGGCGGCAAACTCATTACCAACATGGATGAGATCACTTCTGAAGACCTCGGATATGCAGCACTTGTGGAAGAGAAAAAGGTTGGCGGAGACAGTATGACCTTTGTCACAGGTTGCGACAACCCTAAGGCTGTAACAATCCTGCTGCGCGGTGGCACAGAGCATGTCGTTGACAGCATTGACAGCGCTCTTGAAGATGCCCTGCGTGTGGTTGGAGTTGCAATCGAGGACGAGAAACTCGTTGCAGGCGGCGGTTCCCCTGAAGTTGAGGTTGCACTCAGGCTCCAGGAATATGCAGCAACCCTCGAAGGCAGAGAACAGCTTGCAGTTAAAGCCTATGCTGAAGCTCTTGAAATAATTCCAAGAACTCTTGCAGAAAACGCAGGTCTAGATCCAATCGACATGCTCATGGAACTCCGTTCACAGCACGAAAAAGGTGTAAAGACCGCAGGACTCAATGTTTTCGAAGGCAAAGTCGTTGACATGTGGAAAAACTTTGTGGTTGAGCCCCTCAGAGTCAAGACCCAGGTTATCAATGCAGCTACAGAGTCTGCAGTTATGATCCTCAGGATCGACGATATTATAGCTTCTACCCGTGCAGCCCCAGGCCCTGAAGAAATGGGTGGAATGGGCGGAATGCCCCCAGGAATGGGTGGAATGGGCGGAATGCCTCCAATGATGTAA
- a CDS encoding ORC1-type DNA replication protein — MTGNDILLWDETLFKDPSVLEPDYLPEYFPHRESQLNGIRFALKPALRGMRPLNCLLVGPPGTGKTSAVMKVFGEVEAHAPSVVTVKVNCQIDSTRFAVMSRIYRKLFGISPPNSGIAFRKIFETVVNFLVSSEKVLLVALDDLNYLCYEGHANEVMYSLLRAHEQYPGTKIGVIGIVNDASDLYCLDSRVNSVFLPEDIPFPRYGSTEILDILKDRVKYGFYPKVISDELLELVVSYVERTGDLRVGIDLLKRSGFNAERRGSRTISSEDVEKAYEASKLLHLCRGINLLSGPEKHLLELIAKRGEVQAGELYKSFHELTQLGYTRFYGIVNKLQVLNYIDADFTGKGQRGRTRIIKTKFRADDILNCLEKK, encoded by the coding sequence TTGACAGGTAATGACATACTACTCTGGGATGAGACCCTATTTAAGGATCCGTCTGTGCTTGAGCCTGACTATCTCCCTGAATATTTTCCTCACAGGGAGTCACAATTGAACGGAATCAGATTCGCACTCAAGCCAGCCCTTCGCGGTATGCGGCCTTTGAATTGTTTACTTGTAGGTCCTCCAGGAACAGGAAAGACCAGTGCAGTTATGAAGGTATTCGGGGAAGTTGAAGCCCATGCACCCAGTGTCGTTACTGTTAAAGTCAACTGTCAGATTGATTCCACACGTTTTGCAGTAATGTCCAGAATTTACAGAAAGCTTTTTGGAATTTCTCCTCCCAACTCGGGAATTGCGTTCAGGAAAATCTTTGAAACCGTTGTTAATTTCCTTGTTTCTTCGGAGAAAGTTCTGCTTGTTGCTCTGGATGACCTCAACTATCTTTGCTATGAAGGGCATGCCAATGAAGTAATGTACTCGCTTTTAAGGGCACATGAGCAGTACCCCGGAACAAAGATCGGGGTAATCGGGATAGTAAATGATGCCTCGGATCTCTACTGCCTGGACTCCAGGGTGAATTCGGTGTTCCTGCCTGAAGACATTCCTTTCCCGAGATACGGCAGTACTGAAATTCTTGATATTCTTAAAGACCGGGTAAAATACGGCTTTTATCCGAAGGTGATTTCCGACGAGTTACTTGAACTCGTAGTATCATATGTAGAAAGGACGGGAGACCTCAGGGTTGGGATTGACCTTCTGAAACGTTCCGGTTTTAATGCCGAACGCAGGGGAAGTCGAACAATCTCCTCGGAGGATGTGGAAAAAGCTTATGAAGCGTCCAAACTGCTTCATTTATGCAGGGGTATAAACCTCCTGTCAGGTCCTGAAAAACACCTGCTTGAGCTAATAGCAAAAAGAGGAGAAGTCCAGGCAGGTGAACTTTACAAGTCCTTCCATGAATTAACTCAGCTTGGATATACTCGCTTTTATGGGATTGTCAACAAGCTTCAAGTGCTCAACTACATTGATGCGGACTTTACCGGCAAGGGTCAGAGAGGCAGGACGAGAATTATAAAAACAAAATTCAGAGCTGATGACATTCTTAATTGTCTTGAAAAGAAATGA
- a CDS encoding inorganic triphosphatase, translated as MEEMDFQALESLSELASYSLSEAKIQLNEDIFFDTENRDIMASGYYLRVRKSSGEEGSWVTVKSLGGFEGGTHRREEYVSFLPEGASVLECPDPRIKELILEFTTGFDLFPLLSLKQKRVIRQVKMENRIIAETYLDRVNLKSKGREKNYNEFEVELKSEGSSEDLETIRLFLIKHYNLIESRFSKFERAFLFMEELPEKTFLSLRERAFCAQLADQKNIYGKQAHILTELDKGKSFEELSLLLKVPQTEIKALHSEFEEKRLSIFPFTTYKKRS; from the coding sequence ATGGAAGAGATGGATTTTCAAGCCCTTGAAAGCCTTTCAGAGCTTGCTTCATACTCTCTTTCTGAAGCGAAGATTCAGTTAAATGAGGATATTTTCTTTGATACTGAGAACCGGGATATTATGGCTTCTGGTTACTATCTGCGTGTCAGGAAATCATCTGGGGAAGAGGGAAGCTGGGTAACCGTTAAAAGCCTGGGAGGTTTTGAAGGTGGAACTCACAGGCGAGAAGAATATGTAAGTTTCTTGCCTGAAGGAGCTTCAGTGCTCGAATGCCCTGATCCCCGTATTAAAGAACTGATTTTGGAATTTACGACAGGATTTGACCTTTTTCCACTGCTATCCCTTAAACAAAAAAGGGTGATACGTCAGGTAAAAATGGAAAACAGAATTATAGCTGAGACTTACCTGGACCGTGTGAACCTGAAAAGTAAAGGCAGGGAAAAGAATTATAACGAGTTTGAAGTTGAGCTTAAAAGCGAAGGAAGTTCGGAAGATCTTGAAACTATCAGGCTTTTCCTGATCAAGCATTACAACCTGATAGAAAGTCGTTTTTCCAAGTTCGAAAGAGCCTTTCTTTTCATGGAAGAACTTCCTGAAAAAACTTTCCTTAGCCTGAGAGAAAGAGCTTTTTGTGCACAGCTTGCAGACCAAAAAAACATATACGGAAAACAAGCTCACATTTTGACGGAGCTTGATAAAGGAAAAAGCTTTGAAGAGCTAAGCCTGCTTCTGAAAGTTCCTCAAACCGAAATAAAAGCCCTGCACTCAGAGTTTGAAGAGAAAAGGCTATCTATTTTTCCTTTTACAACTTATAAAAAAAGATCCTGA
- a CDS encoding Ppx/GppA phosphatase family protein encodes MEPERISEGRVVAFIDIGTNSIRLLLVRINPNGSYFPLTKQKETVRLGDGEFIDRILQPKAIERAVVVCKKFVELARAYRAEEIIAVATSATRDASNKVQLLEMLKEEANLEVCTISGTEEARLIYLGVSSGLRLGDLKALFIDIGGGSTEVSVGDQTQCYYLYSFNLGAVRLTNMFLPEETGPVSEEQYEQIKNYIRHKITNITKDLSEYDINCSIGSSGTIENLARIAFIYLHKTASESFEKLEYEDLKKIVRAMCAIPLEERRRFPGINAQRADIIIAGAAIIETFMEEMGLSEIRISKRGLREGLLVDYISKSEFSYMITQMSVRKRSIMQLGLTCNFDEEHAHTVTRLALELFDSIQALGIYKFREGERELLEYGSTLHDIGTFLSYDTHQAHAYHLIRESNLPGFHPEEIEIIANLAYFHSKNTPKKKHPNLVGLNKDIVKSIKVLSALLRIAEGLDRSHNGVISHVRFYIASTDSLVLETHARRECQLEIWEVEKQKKYFKKIFGYNLQSKVIIKQDSGVSLVLEGGAEIEELPNIEMSSKS; translated from the coding sequence ATGGAACCCGAGAGAATTTCCGAAGGCAGAGTTGTTGCGTTTATCGATATAGGCACTAACTCCATCCGACTTCTTCTGGTCCGGATAAACCCCAATGGGTCTTACTTTCCCCTGACCAAGCAGAAGGAAACAGTCCGGCTCGGGGATGGGGAATTCATAGACAGGATTTTGCAACCGAAAGCGATAGAACGCGCAGTTGTTGTCTGTAAAAAGTTTGTGGAACTTGCCAGGGCCTACAGGGCAGAAGAGATTATAGCTGTGGCTACCTCGGCAACGCGAGATGCGAGCAATAAGGTTCAACTTCTCGAAATGTTGAAAGAGGAGGCAAACCTGGAAGTCTGTACGATTTCCGGAACCGAAGAAGCTCGCCTCATTTACCTTGGGGTTTCAAGCGGGCTTCGGCTTGGAGACTTAAAAGCTCTGTTCATAGATATCGGAGGCGGGAGTACTGAAGTATCGGTAGGGGATCAGACTCAGTGTTATTATCTCTATTCTTTTAACCTTGGAGCTGTCAGGCTGACAAATATGTTTTTGCCGGAGGAAACAGGGCCTGTTTCCGAGGAACAGTACGAGCAGATTAAAAATTACATTCGACATAAAATTACGAATATAACAAAAGACCTTTCCGAGTACGATATAAATTGTTCAATTGGAAGCTCTGGAACAATTGAAAACCTTGCAAGGATCGCTTTTATCTACCTGCATAAAACGGCCAGTGAGAGTTTTGAAAAACTGGAGTATGAAGACCTGAAGAAAATAGTCAGGGCAATGTGCGCCATACCCCTCGAAGAGAGACGCAGGTTTCCGGGAATTAACGCGCAAAGAGCTGATATCATTATCGCGGGGGCTGCAATTATTGAGACCTTTATGGAAGAGATGGGGCTTTCCGAAATCAGGATAAGTAAACGCGGGCTTCGAGAGGGACTGCTTGTAGATTATATCTCAAAGAGTGAATTCTCCTACATGATTACGCAGATGTCGGTAAGAAAGCGCAGCATCATGCAGCTTGGGCTTACCTGCAATTTCGATGAAGAACATGCTCATACCGTTACCAGACTTGCCCTTGAGCTCTTTGACAGTATCCAGGCGCTTGGAATTTATAAGTTCAGGGAAGGAGAAAGGGAACTTCTTGAATACGGTTCCACTCTGCACGACATAGGGACATTTCTATCGTATGATACCCATCAGGCTCACGCCTATCACCTGATAAGGGAGAGCAATCTTCCAGGTTTCCATCCTGAAGAAATCGAAATAATAGCAAATCTTGCCTATTTCCACAGTAAAAACACGCCCAAGAAGAAACATCCTAATCTTGTTGGGCTCAATAAAGATATCGTAAAAAGTATAAAAGTTCTCAGTGCTCTGCTCCGCATTGCTGAAGGGCTTGACCGTTCTCATAATGGAGTTATTTCCCACGTCCGATTTTACATAGCTTCTACCGACAGCCTGGTGCTTGAAACACACGCTCGTCGTGAGTGCCAGCTTGAAATTTGGGAAGTAGAGAAGCAGAAAAAGTATTTTAAGAAAATATTCGGATATAATCTTCAGTCCAAGGTCATTATAAAACAGGATTCTGGGGTTTCTTTAGTCCTTGAAGGAGGTGCTGAAATTGAAGAACTTCCAAATATCGAAATGTCCTCGAAAAGTTAA
- a CDS encoding PGF-pre-PGF domain-containing protein has product MKTKFLNSLVSALLIIVIIPGLTPSIVSAADGQFADGGNSTNSTLNSNLILEKLSTDPDYPKPDSKVAINSLVKNTGTEASEPTNIIYKIGETEDKEEVPAIEAGSETLISHTWITPDEEGTVSIKASLENVENSEKEISVKVVQETLPDLIVEDLYPESSTQPEAGKTLNFTLKIKNVGEATASSSTAKYSFNGTSEGEISIPELSAGTSTSAEFSYTPGNEENISVTVVADSGNIVSESNEDNNRMSKTISMKRDLPDLKIESISLSPENPHPEENITFTVTVKNNGSAAAESSEINYDIKGNNESYTGVTSIPALAAGETGTGAFFWTPENEGQIEVKATVDAENIISESDETNNEFTKTATVYKETVSSDSGNDSGNESSESSNNNSGNESSESSNNNSGNESSGSSSSDSGSKSSGSSSSSSGGTILSKEPVSNIEAKELAAGNVQSGYHVKFDFPEGVTCITYIEFDPIKTLRRTITTVEMLKDKSTFVSEVPPGKVYKYVNIWVGNNGAGVANYFENGFIEFKVEKSWLEENNISQSQITLQWYNKGWETLATEKVKEDTRYVYFKSKTPGFSCFAITSYSAEGKNILEGNGLAEEGVLRNWNGETNKSAVNGSAKTDDKDKNPLGKAKIILAISLPLFLILVEYFVMKKKI; this is encoded by the coding sequence ATGAAAACTAAATTTTTAAATTCTTTAGTTTCGGCATTATTGATAATAGTAATAATTCCGGGACTAACACCCAGCATAGTATCTGCTGCAGATGGACAATTTGCAGACGGCGGAAACTCGACAAATAGTACACTAAACTCCAATCTTATTTTAGAAAAACTCTCCACTGACCCTGACTATCCAAAACCCGACAGTAAGGTCGCTATTAATTCACTAGTTAAGAACACAGGAACTGAAGCCTCAGAGCCTACGAATATAATATATAAAATTGGTGAAACCGAGGACAAAGAAGAAGTCCCTGCAATAGAGGCTGGATCGGAAACATTAATTTCCCACACATGGATAACTCCTGACGAAGAAGGAACAGTGTCAATAAAAGCCTCTTTAGAAAACGTAGAGAATAGTGAGAAAGAAATTTCTGTGAAGGTAGTACAGGAAACACTTCCGGATCTGATAGTTGAAGACCTGTATCCAGAATCATCAACACAACCCGAAGCCGGAAAAACTTTGAATTTTACCTTGAAAATAAAAAATGTGGGGGAGGCAACTGCCAGTAGTAGTACTGCAAAATATAGTTTTAACGGAACTTCAGAAGGAGAGATTTCTATCCCTGAACTTTCAGCAGGGACAAGTACAAGTGCAGAGTTTTCGTATACCCCTGGAAACGAAGAAAACATCAGTGTAACAGTAGTCGCAGATTCTGGGAATATCGTTAGTGAAAGTAATGAAGATAATAATAGAATGTCAAAAACCATAAGTATGAAACGCGACCTTCCTGACCTGAAAATAGAATCTATTTCTTTGAGCCCTGAAAACCCTCATCCTGAGGAAAACATAACTTTTACTGTAACAGTAAAGAATAATGGGTCTGCAGCTGCTGAAAGCAGCGAAATTAATTACGATATCAAAGGAAACAATGAAAGTTACACTGGAGTTACATCGATACCAGCTCTTGCAGCAGGCGAAACCGGAACAGGCGCTTTTTTCTGGACTCCTGAAAATGAAGGGCAAATTGAAGTAAAAGCAACTGTGGATGCGGAAAACATCATATCCGAAAGTGATGAAACTAATAACGAGTTCACAAAAACCGCAACCGTATATAAGGAAACAGTTTCAAGCGATTCAGGAAACGATTCAGGAAATGAGAGTTCAGAGTCTTCCAATAACAATTCAGGAAATGAGAGTTCAGAGTCTTCCAATAACAATTCAGGAAATGAGAGTTCAGGATCTTCAAGTAGTGACTCCGGAAGTAAGAGTTCAGGATCCTCCAGCAGCAGTTCAGGAGGCACCATTCTTTCTAAAGAACCAGTAAGCAATATAGAGGCAAAGGAGCTTGCCGCTGGAAACGTTCAAAGTGGTTATCATGTCAAGTTCGATTTTCCGGAAGGCGTCACATGCATTACATATATCGAGTTCGACCCAATAAAGACATTAAGGAGAACAATCACAACTGTAGAAATGCTCAAAGATAAATCTACTTTTGTCTCAGAAGTCCCTCCTGGGAAAGTATATAAATATGTGAATATCTGGGTAGGAAATAACGGAGCAGGAGTAGCTAATTATTTTGAAAATGGGTTTATAGAATTCAAAGTTGAAAAGTCATGGCTTGAAGAAAATAATATTAGCCAGTCACAGATAACTCTTCAATGGTATAATAAAGGCTGGGAGACTCTAGCTACAGAAAAAGTTAAGGAAGATACGCGTTACGTGTATTTTAAATCGAAAACACCTGGATTTTCCTGTTTTGCAATAACCAGTTATTCTGCAGAGGGAAAAAATATATTGGAAGGCAATGGATTAGCAGAAGAGGGAGTGTTGAGAAACTGGAATGGTGAAACAAACAAGAGTGCCGTCAACGGAAGTGCAAAAACGGATGACAAAGATAAAAATCCTCTGGGGAAAGCCAAAATAATTTTGGCAATTTCTCTGCCCCTTTTCTTGATTCTTGTAGAGTATTTTGTGATGAAGAAAAAGATTTGA